In the Acidobacteriota bacterium genome, CGGCATCGACGCGATCAGACGCCCGTCGTGAACGTAAATTGTCGCGGTGACCGGGCCGAAATCGTATCTTCCCGTCAGCGCCTGTTTCTCTTCCTCGCTGAGGCGCACGACCCGCGGCCAGACGAGGGGATCCGGCTGCCCGGCGAATGGTTCCTCGCGCAGACCCGCGATCGGAGCTCCCGAGCCCGGCCCTTCCTTCGCCGCAACGATCTTCTCGAGGATTCCCCATACGTCGCGTCCGCCGACCTCGATTGCATGATCGGTATCGCCGCGGTGCACGTAAACCAGATCGAGCTCCGGCACGATGATGATCGCCTGCCCGCCCGTCCCGGATGCCTGAACGGCCGAGAAGTTCCTCAGGTTCGGATACCGTTCCGCGTTCAGAGCGCCCGGAGCCCAGGTCCACCACATCCGCCCGTATCCCTGCCCCTCGTTGAATGTCTGCGAGATCGGCATCGATGCGTCTGCGACCCACTGCGCCGGGATGATCTGGCGTCCGTTCCACCGTCCCTCGTTCAGCCAGAGCTGTCCGAACCGCGCGAGGTCGCGCGTCGACATCCGGAAGGTCAGCGCGGGATAGCGTGAGCGGCCCGGCTCCCAGACCTCGAAAACATCCGAGGGTGTGTAGTCCTGCATGCCGATGGGGGCGGCGATCCACTCTTCGAAGAGCTCGGCCATCGGCTTGCCGGTCGCACGCTCGAGCAGAACGCCTGCGACGTTGAAGTCCCAGTTGTTGTAGAACCAGTGCGTGCCCGGCAGGTGCGAGCCCCGTTCCGGTCGCCCCTTTTCCTGGCTGGAAGGGGCGTAGGCTGCCTCGTGGTAGACGCCCGACCGCGACGCGACGAGGTCGCCGACCGTGGTGGTCTTCTCCGTGCTCGTGAGCGGCTGCAGATCGTCGATGCCGAGATCGGCCAGCGTGGCATAGAGATCGATCAGGCCTCGCTCCACCGCGATTCCGTAGAGCGCCGAGTAGAGACTCTTTCGAACGGAGTGGAGCTCGAGCTTCCGGTCGACGTCGCCCCACGCATTCAGGACGACTCCATCCACGATCGTCATCACCGCCGCCGACTTCACCTCCTCGGCGTGCTTTCTCGCCAGCGCCATCTGCTCCGGCGAATAGCCCGCCGTTTCGTAGGACGGCCATTGCTGCCACGTGAAGTCCGGGGAACGGTCGGCGATTGGCGCAGTCGAGGTCGCACATGCCGAAAGAAGAAAGGGAAGAAGGAGGAGGAAGGCGGCGGCTCGAAGTCGTCTCATGTGGGATACCTACGCGAGACGGAACGGTTGGTTTTCGCCATCGCGCAACGTGGCCGGTTAGAAACCGGCGTTACACTCCGCGATCGCCGCTTTGCCGACGTAGCGCCGCTTTGCAAGTGGCCGTATCGCCGGTTTTCAACCGGCACGTTGCGCATCGCCGCAGCGCCTCGGCCCTCCTGCGGATCAATTCATGAGAAACTCATCTGCTGCATGATGATCACAACCGGTGTGAGGCTCGGTCCTTACGAGATCGTCGAGTCGCTCGGTGCGGGCGGCATGGGAGAGGTCTGGCGCGCTAAAGACACCCGACTCGACCGTCAGGTGGCGATCAAAGTGTTGCCGGCGGGTCTCACGGAGAACGAGCAGCTCCATGCACGATTCGATCGTGAGGCGAAGGCGATCTCGTCGCTGAATCATCCGAACATCTGCACGCTTCATGACGTCGGACACGAGAACGGCCGGCACTATCTCGTCATGGAGCTGATCGAGGGGGAATCCCTCGCCGATCGGCTCGACAAAGGACCTCTTCCGCTCGATGAAGCGATCCGCCACGGAATAGAGATCACGAACGCTCTCGACCGCGCGCATCGCCAGGGGATCATCCATCGGGACCTCAAGCCGGGGAACGTGATGATCACTCCCTCCGGGGCGAAGATTCTCGACTTCGGACTCGCGAAGATGGCGGACCAGGCCAGCGAGTCAGAGCCGGGGATCACGAACCTTCCGACGCAGAAGAGGAACCTCACCGAGGAGGGAACGATTCTCGGTACGGTGCAGTACATGGCGCCGGAGCAGATCGAGGGTCACGAGGCCGATCGCCGCACCGACATCTTTGCCTTCGGACTGCTGCTGTTCGAGATGGTGACGGGACGCAAGGCCTTCCAGGGGAAGAGCAGAATGAGCCTGATGGCTGCCATTCTCGAGCACCGGCCTCCTTCGATCTCCAGCGTTCAGCCGATCTCGCCGCCCGCCCTCGACCGTCTCGTGCAGATTTGCCTCGAGAAAGATCCCGACAATCGATGGCAGACGGCACGAGACGTCGAGCTGCAGCTCCGATGGATCGAAGAGGGGGGATCGGATGCAGGAATCCCGGCACCGGTCATGGCGAGACGGAAGCATCGCGAAAAGGCGGGCTGGGTCGCCGCGGCGGTCGCGGCCGCCATGGCCCTCCTTTTTGCCGCACTATGGCTGGCCCACCCTGACGAGCCGCGACGGCTTTCGCGTTTCTCCATGCTCCCGCCGCCCGGGATGACGATCGATGTGGGAATGAGGCTCGCGATCTCCCCCGACGGCTCCCGCCTCGTCTTCGCGGCGTTCGGCGGACAGGGTCCGAGACGACTCTATCTCCGCGAAATCGACCAGCTCGAGTCCCGGCCACTGACAGGAACAGAGCGAGGCGAGTTGCCGTTCTGGTCGCCCGACAGCCGGGAGATCGCTTTTTTCGTCGACGACAGACTGAAGCGTGTCTCGGCCTTCGGCGGTCCTCCGCAGACAATCTGTGAGGCAGCCGCTCCACGCGGAGGAAGCTGGGCAAACGATGGGACGATCGTTTTCAGCAGCGGAGAGGCGGGAGGGCGGGGAGTCCTGAGTAAGGTTGCTGCACGAGGCGGTCAGCCAGTCCGGCTGACGGAGCTGGACGAGCAGCGTGGAGATTTCAGCCACCGCTGGCCCTGGTTTCTCCCGGATGAGAAACATCTTCTCTTCCTTGCGCAGACCGGAGAAGGGGGGCGGGAAGACGACGACAGCACGATCGAGGTCCTCTCGCTCGAAACGGGCGAGCGGAAGAGGATCGTCGGAGGGAATTCATCCGTTCAGTATGTTCCGCCCGGTTACATTCTCTTCTGGCGTGAGGGCTCACTGATCGCGCAGAAATTCGATCTCGACCGGCTCGAAGTGAGCGGCGAGCCCGTCCCCATCGCGGAGCGTGTCGGATACAGCGGTCTGGAGAAGGGAGCGTTCACCGCCTCCAGTGAAGGGACGCTTCTCTATCAAAGCAATGAGGCTGTGAGCTCGCAATTGACGTGGTTCGATCGGGATGGAAGCGAGCTGTCGACGATCGGAGAAGAGTCGAGGCAACTCGGTAGCATCGATCTCTCCTGGGACGGCTCCCGGCTCGCATACACCCTCGAAGGAGACGTCTGGGTGCGCGATCTGGTGCGCGGCTCCGCCATTCGCCTGAGCTTTGACGACGAGTGGGAAGGAGATCCTGTCTGGCTGCCCGGAGATGACTGGATCGTCTTCAACTCACCGACTGCGTTCTTCAGGAAACGATCCTCCGGAATCGGCGACGCGGAGAGGCTGATCGGCGACGACCAGGAAGCAGCGGGCGCCTACAGCTCGTCGTCCGATGGCCGTTACCTGTTCGTTCACCAGGATCATCCGGCGACGCAGGTGGACATTCTCCGCTTCGACATGATCGAAGAGAAATTCGAGTCGTTGATCCGGACACCGTTCCTCGATGTGACGCCCTATCCCTCCCCGGATGGGAAATGGCTCGCCGTCGCCTCCGCGGAAACGGGTCGGATGGAAGTCTACGTGCATCGCCTGGAGAGTCCCGGAGGCCGATGGCAGCTCTCCACTGACGGCGGCGTGCATCCGACCTGGAGCCGCGACGGCGGCACCATTTACTATCTCACCGAACAGAGCAGCAGGCTCATGGCCGTGGAAGTGGAAACCGGTGAGACGTTCCGCGCGGGCACACCGGTGGAACTGATGAGAGTCGCGATGCCTCGCCGGCAGGAGAGACCGTACGACGTCAACGCCGACGGTTCGCGATTCATCTTCAACGCATTGACGGGCGATCGTACCGAATCGCCGGAGATTACGGTCGTGATGAACTGGGACCGGATGCTGGAGCGTTGATCGAAACGCCACAACGCCGGTTGGAAACCGGCGGCACGGCCGGTTAGAAACCGGCGCTACACTCCGCGATCGC is a window encoding:
- a CDS encoding serine hydrolase — protein: MRRLRAAAFLLLLPFLLSACATSTAPIADRSPDFTWQQWPSYETAGYSPEQMALARKHAEEVKSAAVMTIVDGVVLNAWGDVDRKLELHSVRKSLYSALYGIAVERGLIDLYATLADLGIDDLQPLTSTEKTTTVGDLVASRSGVYHEAAYAPSSQEKGRPERGSHLPGTHWFYNNWDFNVAGVLLERATGKPMAELFEEWIAAPIGMQDYTPSDVFEVWEPGRSRYPALTFRMSTRDLARFGQLWLNEGRWNGRQIIPAQWVADASMPISQTFNEGQGYGRMWWTWAPGALNAERYPNLRNFSAVQASGTGGQAIIIVPELDLVYVHRGDTDHAIEVGGRDVWGILEKIVAAKEGPGSGAPIAGLREEPFAGQPDPLVWPRVVRLSEEEKQALTGRYDFGPVTATIYVHDGRLIASMPGQGEAEIFPVSPTKFFLRVEPTASIDFRLDENGRAEGIDMMLFGREMKAERVD
- a CDS encoding protein kinase, coding for MMITTGVRLGPYEIVESLGAGGMGEVWRAKDTRLDRQVAIKVLPAGLTENEQLHARFDREAKAISSLNHPNICTLHDVGHENGRHYLVMELIEGESLADRLDKGPLPLDEAIRHGIEITNALDRAHRQGIIHRDLKPGNVMITPSGAKILDFGLAKMADQASESEPGITNLPTQKRNLTEEGTILGTVQYMAPEQIEGHEADRRTDIFAFGLLLFEMVTGRKAFQGKSRMSLMAAILEHRPPSISSVQPISPPALDRLVQICLEKDPDNRWQTARDVELQLRWIEEGGSDAGIPAPVMARRKHREKAGWVAAAVAAAMALLFAALWLAHPDEPRRLSRFSMLPPPGMTIDVGMRLAISPDGSRLVFAAFGGQGPRRLYLREIDQLESRPLTGTERGELPFWSPDSREIAFFVDDRLKRVSAFGGPPQTICEAAAPRGGSWANDGTIVFSSGEAGGRGVLSKVAARGGQPVRLTELDEQRGDFSHRWPWFLPDEKHLLFLAQTGEGGREDDDSTIEVLSLETGERKRIVGGNSSVQYVPPGYILFWREGSLIAQKFDLDRLEVSGEPVPIAERVGYSGLEKGAFTASSEGTLLYQSNEAVSSQLTWFDRDGSELSTIGEESRQLGSIDLSWDGSRLAYTLEGDVWVRDLVRGSAIRLSFDDEWEGDPVWLPGDDWIVFNSPTAFFRKRSSGIGDAERLIGDDQEAAGAYSSSSDGRYLFVHQDHPATQVDILRFDMIEEKFESLIRTPFLDVTPYPSPDGKWLAVASAETGRMEVYVHRLESPGGRWQLSTDGGVHPTWSRDGGTIYYLTEQSSRLMAVEVETGETFRAGTPVELMRVAMPRRQERPYDVNADGSRFIFNALTGDRTESPEITVVMNWDRMLER